A DNA window from Dioscorea cayenensis subsp. rotundata cultivar TDr96_F1 unplaced genomic scaffold, TDr96_F1_v2_PseudoChromosome.rev07_lg8_w22 25.fasta BLBR01001723.1, whole genome shotgun sequence contains the following coding sequences:
- the LOC120256924 gene encoding subtilisin-like protease 4 codes for MGEFKGEFAPFVVLAFFLSFNILLLVHGQLLPIVSDHGENISQIKTYIVHVLKPEGSNFLGAEDLENWHKSFLPNTTLDTGEPRLLFSYKEAISGFAARLTPEEVRDMEKMDGFLRANPSKALHLQTTYTHDFLNLSTSFGVWSTSNSFYGEGIIIGVLDTGIYMPHPSFDDTGMPPRPAGWNVSCYLQTPCNDKVIGGIDKAIQDGVHILQMSFGLPPLYLPISLDEDDVAIATYSAMHKGIFPCTAAGNSGPDPETLSHAAPWDMVIGATTTDRRISRATVTLGNGTQFHGESAYQPNMVTDKFLPLVFPGSNGRFRQLYCLNNSLNGIDVRDKIVMCDVGNLDNIEKIILFQTLHPTAKDHLGGTIFDIRPSPALAYFSSRGLVRYNGNNVKLDVTAPGVNILSAWPVEVGLFLSGLKIKPFNFESGTSMATPHVSGIVALIMSKLKNDNKRQWSTSEIQSALITTTDTFDLDGKPIYDEATLSGSANILQRGAGQVNVMNAMDPGLALQH; via the exons ATGGGCGAGTTCAAGGGTGAATTTGCTCCTTTCGTGGTTCTTgcattttttctttcatttaacATTCTTCTCTTGGTTCACGGCCAGCTATTGCCTATAGTCAGTGATCATGGTGAAAACATTAGccaaatcaaaacatatattGTTCACGTTTTGAAGCCGGAGGGTTCAAATTTCTTGGGTGCAGAGGATTTAGAGAATTGGCACAAGTCCTTTTTACCCAACACTACTCTTGATACAGGGGAGCCGCGGTTGCTTTTCTCATATAAAGAAGCCATCAGTGGGTTTGCAGCAAGATTAACACCTGAAGAAGTGAGAGATATGGAGAAGATGGATGGATTTCTCCGTGCCAATCCGAGCAAGGCTCTTCACCTCCAAACAACCTATACTCATGACTTCCTAAATTTGAGCACTTCATTTGGAGTTTGGTCCACAAGCAACTCATTTTACGGTGAGGGGATCATCATTGGCGTGTTGGATACAGGGATTTACATGCCCCATCCTTCCTTTGATGACACAGGAATGCCTCCCCGCCCAGCAGGATGGAACGTGAGTTGTTACCTCCAAACACCTTGCAATGATAAAGTCATTGGGG GTATAGACAAAGCAATTCAAGATGGGGTGCATATCCTCCAAATGTCCTTTGGGTTACCACCTCTCTACTTGCCTATTTCCCTTGATGAGGATGACGTTGCTATTGCCACGTACTCAGCAATGCATAAGGGTATCTTTCCATGCACAGCTGCTGGTAACAGTGGCCCAGACCCGGAGACATTGAGTCACGCTGCTCCATGGGATATGGTCATCGGTGCAACAACTACAGATCGAAGAATAAGTAGAGCAACTGTGACACTCGGCAATGGGACTCAATTCCACGGAGAAAGCGCCTACCAACCCAATATGGTTACTGACAAATTTCTTCCCCTTGTTTTTCCAGGCAGCAATGGACGATTTAGACAACTATATTGCTTGAATAATTCGTTAAATGGCATCGATGTTAGAGATAAGATTGTGATGTGTGATGTTGGAAATTTAGATAACATCGAAAAG ATTATATTATTTCAAACTCTACACCCTACGGCAAAAGATCACCTTGGTGGAACAATATTTGATATTCGGCCATCTCCAGCATTGGCCTACTTCTCATCCAGAGGCCTGGTCAGGTATAATGGAAACAATGTGAAGCTAGATGTCACTGCACCTGGAGTAAATATTTTATCTGCATGGCCAGTAGAAGTTGGGCTTTTCCTGTCTGGTCTAAAAATAAAGCCATTCAACTTTGAAAGTGGCACATCCATGGCCACGCCTCATGTTTCCGGAATTGTGGCACTTATTATGAGCAAGTTGAAAAACGACAACAAACGTCAATGGTCAACATCAGAGATCCAATCAGCACTCATCACCACAACCGACACATTCGATTTAGATGGAAAACCAATCTATGATGAAGCAACTTTGAGCGGCAGTGCCAACATTCTCCAACGGGGAGCAGGACAAGTCAATGTGATGAATGCCATGGATCCAGGTCTCGCTCTACAACATTGA
- the LOC120256925 gene encoding subtilisin-like protease, translated as MLYSYKEAISGFAARLTPEEVRGMEKMNGFLRANPSKRLQLQTTYTHNLLNLSTLFGAWSTSNSFFGEGIIIGVLDTGIHFPHPSFADTGMPPRPRGWNASCYLPRRSCNGKVIGAQSFKQGNTTIPPTDIDQGHGTHVAGIAAGNFVDNAEVLGQAPGRAAGMAPKAFISVYKVCWKDIGCESSGILAGIDKAIQDGVHILQMSFGARPPYLPNSFDDDEVAVATYSAMQKGIFPCTAAGSNGRSDQLSCKNNSLNGFNVRNKIVMCYVGDIENTEKKVISSGMLEVQRLFCYKLYTNSKKITFGGTIFGVRPAPALAYFSSRGPARYNGNIVKPDVTAPGVNILAAWPVEVGPFPSGLKRKTFNFLSGTSMATPHVSGIVALIMSKLKNDNKRQWSTSEIQSALITTANTFDLDGRPIFDEATLNNSANILQRGAGQVNVTNAMDPGLLYNIETDDYVAYLCGIFFNSSQTVQIFTKNNTQCTRSISGDQLNYASIGVQMRSRLARTTISRTVTNVGDAREIYNAKIIEPPFVKIYLSQYRLSFTRLEQQITYSITFTMNGTHPGSGVIGQGELSWVSSKHTVTSPIYIAF; from the exons ATGCTTTACTCATACAAAGAAGCAATTAGCGGGTTTGCAGCAAGATTAACACCCGAAGAAGTGAGAGGCATGGAGAAGATGAATGGATTTCTGCGTGCCAATCCAAGCAAGCGGCTTCAACTCCAAACAACATATACACATAACTTACTAAACTTGAGCACTTTATTTGGAGCTTGGTCCACAAGCAACTCATTTTTCGGTGAAGGGATCATCATCGGAGTGTTGGATACAGGTATTCACTTCCCTCATCCGTCCTTTGCAGATACAGGAATGCCACCACGGCCAAGAGGATGGAACGCAAGTTGTTACCTACCAAGACGGTCTTGCAATGGCAAAGTCATTGGGGCACAATCTTTCAAACAAGGTAATACAACCATTCCGCCGACTGACATAGACCAGGGTCACGGTACACATGTCGCTGGCATTGCAGCAGGCAACTTCGTGGATAATGCAGAAGTCCTCGGCCAAGCTCCTGGAAGGGCTGCAGGGATGGCGCCAAAAGCATTTATATCAGTGTACAAGGTGTGTTGGAAAGATATAGGATGTGAATCAAGTGGTATCCTGGCAGGCATAGACAAAGCAATTCAAGATGGGGTGCATATCCTCCAAATGTCATTTGGGGCACGACCTCCTTACTTGCCCAACTCCTTTGACGATGATGAAGTTGCTGTTGCCACGTACTCAGCAATGCAGAAGGGGATCTTCCCATGCACAGCTGCTG GTAGCAACGGACGTTCAGACCAACTGTCTTGCAAGAATAATTCATTAAATGGCTTCAATGTTAGAAATAAGATTGTGATGTGCTATGTTGGAGATATAGAGAATACTGAAAAAAAGGTGATTTCGTCAGGAATGCTGGAGGTGCAG AGATTATTTTGCTACAAACTCTACACCAACAGCAAAAAAATCACCTTCGGTGGCACTATATTCGGTGTTCGCCCAGCTCCGGCATTAGCCTATTTCTCATCGAGAGGCCCGGCCAGGTATAATGGAAACATTGTGAAGCCAGATGTCACTGCACCAGGAGTGAATATTTTAGCTGCATGGCCAGTAGAAGTTGGGCCCTTCCCATCCGGCCTAAAAAGAAAGACATTCAACTTCTTGAGTGGCACATCCATGGCAACACCTCATGTTTCCGGAATTGTGGCTCTTATCATGAGCAAGTTAAAAAACGACAACAAACGTCAATGGTCAACATCAGAGATCCAATCAGCACTCATCACCACAGCCAACACATTCGACTTAGATGGAAGACCAATCTTTGATGAAGCAACTTTGAACAACAGTGCCAACATTCTCCAAAGGGGAGCAGGGCAAGTCAATGTCACGAATGCCATGGATCCAGGTCTTCTCTATAACATCGAAACGGATGATTATGTCGCCTATCTTTGTGGAATCTTTTTTAATAGCAGCCAGACAGTGCAAATCTTCACCAAAAACAATACCCAGTGTACTAGATCCATCTCTGGTGACCAACTTAATTATGCTTCAATAGGTGTACAGATGAGATCAAGATTAGCGAGAACCACTATTAGCCGAACAGTGACTAATGTGGGTGATGCTAGGGAAATCTACAATGCTAAGATCATAGAACCACCATTTGTGAAAATCTACCTTTCTCAATACAGACTTAGCTTCACCCGACTAGAACAGCAAATTACATATAGTATCACATTCACCATGAATGGCACTCATCCAGGCTCTGGAGTCATTGGACAAGGAGAGTTGTCATGGGTGTCCAGCAAGCACACTGTCACAAGTCCCATCTACATTGCATTCTAA